Within the Candidatus Stygibacter australis genome, the region CCTGTAATCAGGCCTATGGATACTGGAAGAAGTTCAATATTCAGAATATACTCAATAAATTCCTGCAGATGGGTGCCATCTTTCTGGGAGTACTGGTATTATATAAGTTATGGGGCATTCAGAGTAAATATCAGGCAACCCTTAGCGGATATGCGATATATCCGATACTACTTATAGTGATCTCAATTCTAATGAACCATAACTATCTTCATTTCAGAGGATTGAAAGATAATAAAAAGCAGGTGATCACTGATCTGAGTCGGATAGCGGTACCGTTGGGCTTAACGAATATTTTTGTGATAATTTCCATGCGTTTTGGTTATCTGGCTACCGATAAACTTCTGGGTAGTGATGCTTTGGGTATTTTTTCTGCTGCTAACACTCTAGCTCTTGTATTTCCTTTGATAACCACCTCCCTGATGAATGTGCTGCTGAGAGAGACAGCAACCCGCAAGCAAGATTTTCTGGGTAAAATATTAGCTACTCAAAAACGTTATGCGCCATTTCTATTAATATTTATGGTACTGAGCATTTTTCTTTCCCGTTATTTTATTCTCCTGGTTTTTGGCGATAATTATGCTCAAGCTATCAGTATATTCAGAATATTACTAATACCCTATATAGGTGGAATATTCTTCACACCGCTTCAAAGCTATTTCTACAGTCATCAGGCAAAGACTATAATGACGCTGCAATTTCTGCAGATGCTGATAGTTGTTGCTGGTAGTATTATTTTAACCAGGTATTTTCAATTAGCCGGTATTGCATTTGCTATAACTCTTTCGCGTATTGCAGGGTGGATATATATCTCAGTGGCAGCTAAAAGGATACTAAAAACTGAATTGGTGGAGACTTCCGATGCAGATTAATCTTCTGGGATACTATGGATTTCATAATATCGGGGATGATCTGATGCTCAAGAACCTTTTGGATTTCTTCCTAAATGATACTCGGATTACCAGAATAAACGTGTTTGGCCGGGAAGCTTATTATTCTCCACAACCCAGAGTGAAATATTTCTCTTTAAATAGATATTCGCGTCTACAGAAAGGCTGGCAGCTTTTTAAGAACAAATTCACTTTCTGGGGTGGTGGAACCTGTTTTTTTGAATCTGAGGGTAATAATGGGATATTTGAACTCTTGCGCATGCAAAGAATAACGGGCATCAACCGAAAAAAGTTTGCCTTTCTTGGCGTTGGTATTGGGGAGCTGAATTCACCCAGGTATATTTCAGCTTCAGAGCAGCTTATAAAGAACTCTTTTTTATGCTATTTCAGAGATCATGAGTCTTTGCAAAAAGCAGAAATGCTGGTAAAAGATAAAAAATATTGTTTAGGTGGTGACCTTGCATTTCTATCTGATATCAAGCCTGTAACTGTTTCTAAAGAACTTAATAAAATCAGTTTTTCTGGTCATTATGACTTTAAAAAATTCCCACTCAAACAAGTGGCAGATATTTTAAATGACTTGATAGCAAAGTTGAATTGCAGGATCTACTTTCTGCCTGCTCATACCGGAACCTCGTATAATGATAATATATATCATAAACAACTTGCTGCTCATCTAAATCCCGAGAGTTATGAGATATGTGACTGGAACACTCCTGAAGAATACCTCAAGACCATGCAGGAAATGGATTTTCATATTGGAATCAGGCTGCATTCGCTGATCATTGCTGACCTTTTGGGAATCCCTAATTGTGGAATTGCATATTCTTCCAAGATCACATATTATCTAAATAAAACCCAAATTCTTCCCGATTTAAGAAATATAGAACCAGATAACCATGATCTGGTTGAGAAAATATTGAATATTAAAGAGCAATATAAATATCCTGAGAAATTCATAAAATCTGAAAGGGAATCTGCTCTATCCTGCCTGGAGCAGATATTTTCTTATGTATAAAGAAAAAGGCTTTCTTAGTTTATCTTTCCTTCTCAAAGCTCTGCTGTTAGCTGTTTTCTTTGTTTACTATACAGATTATCTGGCATATACCTCAATGGGCTTTTATATTTCAATAGCAATGGCTATTGTGGCCATATTCCTGGCTTTCTTTGATTTCCGTAAGTCTATTGTCTATTCACTGATCATTATCTTTATGTCTGCACGTGTACCACGTGATATGACAGATATAATGACAAGATTGAAAGTTACCAAAGAAATAGAATTTCATTCCATAGCCGCTTCCGCAATAGCGAGTTTTTCTCTGGCTCAGTGGATCATGATAACTCTGGGCATTGTTGCTTTTCTAAAGCTTTTCTCCCACGGACTTAAAGTAAAACTGGATAAGCGGATAATCAATCTGATAATTCTCTATCTTTTTGTAATGATAGTGATGTACCTTGCTACAGTGATCGACCTGATGACTGACCGTGATATTTTTATTTTTAAAGAATTTCTTTCTGACCAACGCTATTTCATCTTGAGTTTTTGCGGTTTTTTTGCTGCGATCTACTATGTAAAGATTAATCCTGATTATCTTAAACATCTCAATTACACTCTTATATTAATCGGGATCGCATCCGGGTTACGTACTATTGGTTTCATTGGAATGGATATAGCTACCAATTCGATTAAACTG harbors:
- a CDS encoding polysaccharide pyruvyl transferase family protein, whose protein sequence is MQINLLGYYGFHNIGDDLMLKNLLDFFLNDTRITRINVFGREAYYSPQPRVKYFSLNRYSRLQKGWQLFKNKFTFWGGGTCFFESEGNNGIFELLRMQRITGINRKKFAFLGVGIGELNSPRYISASEQLIKNSFLCYFRDHESLQKAEMLVKDKKYCLGGDLAFLSDIKPVTVSKELNKISFSGHYDFKKFPLKQVADILNDLIAKLNCRIYFLPAHTGTSYNDNIYHKQLAAHLNPESYEICDWNTPEEYLKTMQEMDFHIGIRLHSLIIADLLGIPNCGIAYSSKITYYLNKTQILPDLRNIEPDNHDLVEKILNIKEQYKYPEKFIKSERESALSCLEQIFSYV